AAGGCAATTTTCCATATGCTGTCCGTTGGTTTAATCAGATTCGACTCCACCAGCGAGCGCACCTGACGCTGCAACTTCACCATCGGCTGAATAACCTGTTGGTTCATAACACTTTTCGTCATCGATAAATTTTGCAAATACTTCTAATCAGCAACTTCCCAGATAAAATCAGCACCTACGCGTAGATCTCCGTGCTGAGGGAAAGTCTTATTCCAATTTCTTAATATAGCACAAGTGTTAGAAAGCGCCAGCCCTTAGCGAAAAATTTTCAAGTGACCTAACTTAATTGGCAATCGCAGTATCTTCTGGATAAGTGCGAGTGCTGGGAGCCAGTGTAATTAAGTCTTCGATATTGAGGAGCATGGTGCTACAAATAGCGTCTAGCGGTAGGTCATTGGGATCGCGACCAAAGGGATTCTCAATTTCGATGCCAATTTCTTCAATACCAAACAAAGTAAAGCTAATCAGCGCCACGATGGGGCCTGTAAACCAGCCAATCTCTCTCACAAGGGGGAAGGGCAACAAGAGGCAATAAATTAGTAGCAACTGTTTTAAGTGAATGGCATAAGCCAATGGGATCGGAGTTTTAAGAATCCGCTCGCACCCCCCTAAGGCGATAACCATTTCATCGAGTAGCCGATGCATATTAGCCAGTTGGTAAGGGTTCAGGCGATCGCAACTGAATTGGTCTTGGAGATAATCCCCAATCCAGAAGGCAACCTCTAGCGGGGGATGGTTCATTTCCTGAAGCTTGAGGTATTGCGATCGCTGCATCAAAGGCTCTAGTTCGCTGTTAACGGGTTCTTGGCGCAGATGCAGTTTAGTGGTTACGGCGAAAGCAACGAGTAGGCGTAGAGCCGCAACTTTGTTGGTACGGTCTTGCGGACTTTCCTCCACCACCCCAATCCAAATTTGACGGGCCAGATTTCGCACCGTATTGACCAGACTACCCCAGCACTTACGCCCTTCCCAGAAGCGCTCGTAGGCAGTGTTTGTCCGAAACACCAGCAACAAGCCCAGGACAATGCTAGGAATTACATTGGCAAAAATTGGCTGGGCGACGGGTAAACCGAAGTAAAACAAAATAGAAATGAAAACGCCAAAAAAACCACATAATAGGGTGCGAGGAAAGACAGACGGAATGACTGAACCTTTAAGCTGCAAAGCCATTCGCAGCCAACGTCGCTTTTCCATTGCCATGCAGCTTTAACGTTGTAATAGTTACATCCAGCTAGTCTACCCGTTCTAACTGCCAAAGAATCTGGTTGCCTTCCCGACGCACCCGTGAGACCACCCAGTTGCGCCAAACCCAGTTATCACCTCGGCTGGTGACGGCGCTGGCATTGACATCCATTAAGTCTGCCAACTCGGAACTACTAATTAGATAGCCTTGCTTGGCGATCTCATCTGAGATGCGGAGCGTTTCAATTAAGTTGCGGAGTTGGGCAACGCGAACCTCGCGGGGCAAGTTATCGAGGTTTTCTACAGGAGCGGGGGCAATGGAATCGGTCATGGTCACATCCATCGTAGAAAGCTCAGCAAGATTGACACTGGATTGTACGGTGTTGGGGCTAGCAATGTCAGTTGTGTCTGATTCAGATGTGGTAGTTGTGGGCAACCCTGAGGCTGTAGTCGCGACTAAGGCTAATTGTCGATCTTTCGCATCATGAGAAGCATTATGAGAGTTGGATGTTTGCGGCGATCGCTGCTTGAGGGCAACGGGCTTGCCTAAGGAAAAGCTACGAGCGATCACATCGCAGCGCTCATTCCCTACATCTCCGGCATGACCGCGAACATATCGCCACTCTACCTGTTTCGAGTTCAGTTCATCTAGGGTTTGCCACAAATCTTGGTTCAAAACGGCTTTGCCTTGCGCGGTTTTCCACCCTTTTTTCTTCCAACCTGCGACCCATTTGGTCACGCCGTTCTTGACGTATTCGCTATCGGTGTAGAGGGCGATCGGTTCTGACTGTTTGGCGGTGGCAAGAAATTCTAAAGCGGCGATCGCGGCTTGCATTTCCATGCGGTTGTTGGTGGTCGCTGCTGCTCTGCCGCCGAGTTCTTGCAGTGAGCCGTCGGTGAAGTAAACGACAACGCCCCAACCCCCAGGCCCAGGATTGCCAGAGCAAGCTCCATCGGTGTAAATGCTTTGAATTTTGGCAGAGTCAGGCATGAGAAACGCACAACGCAAAGGATGATCTTAATCGAAGATCTGACCAATTCTGAACAATAGAGATGGGCGATCGCACCCCACCTGATCTTCTATCGCTCTCTTGCCGTTTGGCTTAAGGGAATCTCGATCACAAGTTCGGTGCCTTCGCCGGGAGCTGAGATGCACTTCAGATTGCCACCGTGTTTCTCAGTGATGATGCCATAGCTAATTGATAAACTTAAGCCAGTACCTTTGCCGATCGCTTTGGTTGTAAAGAAAGGATCGAAGAGCCGAGACTGGAAATGCAGTGGAATTCCTGGCCCATTATCAGCAATGCTAATTTGCACTTGTTGATTTTCTGTCATCCGGGTGCGAATGCGAATGGTGCTAGGCTTTGGTTCTCGCGTGGCTAAGGGGTGTTGCTTGTCATACTCCTCTAAAGCATCGATCGCATTGGTCAGAATATTCATAAACACTTGGTTGAGCTGCCCCGCATAGCATTCCACCAAGGGCAAATCGCCGTAATCTTGCTCAATTTGGATCACAAACTGGTCAGACTTCGGCTTTAAGCGATTTTGCAAAATCATCAGCGTACTTTCCAGGCCAGTATGAATATCAATCGCTTTCATATCCGCCTCGTCCATGCGCGAAAAGTTTCGCAAAGCTAAGACAATTTTTTGAATTCGCTCTGTGCCTACCTGCATCGAATTCAGCAATTTGGGTAAATCTTCAACCAGAAACTCCAAGTCGATCGTGTCGATCTCAGCCTCAATCTCTGACACCGGATGCGGATAATGTTTTTGGTAAAGTCGAATTAAATCGAGCAAGTTTTGGGTGTAATCATCAGCATGGCGCAGGTTGCCATGAATAAAATTCACGGGGTTATTGATCTCATGGGCCACCCCTGCCACCAGTTGCCCTAAAGAAGAGAGCTTTTCGGTTTGAATGAGTTGAGCTTGGGTTCTTTGCAATTCCCGCAGCGTCTTTTCTAGGGCTTGGTTCTGCTGTCTAGATTGCGCTTCTGACTGGCGCAGAACTACTTCAGCTTGCTGACGCTCCGTGATGTCTCGCAAAATCACTACATACTCTCTGAGTTGAGAATTAACGCGATCGCTAACGGAAACATCTAACAACTTGGTTTGGGCAGCCTGTATCAACCTTTGCTCACTGCGAATCGCCCAATGCTGCGGATACTCAGCTAGACCCGCCAAATATTGGCTCAAAGGATGCCCTAACACCTCTCGTGGCTTCATTTCGAACAAACCTGTAGCGGCTGGGTTCAAGCGCTGAATCACCCCAGCTTCATCTACGACCACGATGGCATCTTGAGCAATATTAAAGAAATGCTCTGCCGCTTCCTGCGCTTCCATCACCTCTGCCACTTGTGGCAAACTAGTCCAGCAAGCGATCGCAACTCCGACAAAGGCGATCGCCAGCAGCAGTACCACAAACAAATTGGCATTACTTTCAAAAGCAATACCATCCAGTAAAGCCCGCACTCCCCAACCAATCGTCAGCGCACTACAAATGAGCAAGATCAGAACACAGATCTGCGTCAGCATCAAGTCTGAGACTTGCCGATTGGGCCGCCTTTGATAGCGCCGTATCCACCATTCCGCTCGTAACCCAGGAATTGCTGTCCGACGTAGCCCTTGATCCAGTAGCAAAATACTGATGGGCAACAGCAGCCCCATAAACAGGTCTTGCCCATTCCAGGCCAGCCCCCCTATCACTAACACCAAAGCTTCTACGATGCAAAAGACCAGAGACCAGCGCGGCCACAAGGCTTCTGGATGTCCTTGCCGTAGCCACATGCCCAAATGAATGCCAATCATGCTGCTCAGGTAGCCTGTCCCCGTCACCATGACCACTCTGGTCACATCTCCCCAGATCAGGCAGGCCACACTCAAAAGCCCTGTAAAAGCCAAACTCGGCCCCAATACACCCCGCCGAGAAACCACCCCGAACACAGGAGCCAAGTAGCCATCTAAGGAAAGTTGATATAAAACTCGCGGCGCATTAGAGACAGCAGTCGCAGAACTGAGTAAACATCCAGAGGCGATTAGAAAGGTGACTAAAACTTGGGCTTTTTGACCCCAAAAAGGTTGAGCCGCTGCAACTAAATTCAAAAAGGCGCTGTCTCCCACGCCTGTTGCAGGGGTCAAGCGCATCAGAACCCAGGAGCCACCGATATAAACAATGGGTAGAAACCAAGCTGCAAACGACAACCATCGCAGCGTAGAAGCAGGACGACGGCTATCTGCCACAAAAGAAGAAGCAGTCTCGCAACCATACACCGCATAGATCGCCACAAAAACCCACTTAGTCCAATCTCGCAGATCCAAGCTAGACCACTCTGTTGGCAACAGCCCTGGCGTATTGGGAGCGAGGGTTAACCAGCCACAGCCTTGGACACAAAACGCCAACAAGAAACCAATAGCGGGTAGCACAAAAAATAGATGCAGAATGCCTAAAGCCCGCGTGCCACTGAAGGCCACAATAAAGGGAATAGCTGTAAAAATTATTTTTAGAGCGGTTTCTGGACAAACCAGACCCAGCGGTTCTAAGTTAGTTTTGATTAAATCGGTCAGAATGATGGCATTCATAGCGGGCACCGATACCCAACCCAGCCAATAGCCGATCGCTACATATTGAGCTAAGCCCGGATAATGCTTCAGGAGCCGAGTTGTATAGTTGGGCGTCCCACCCGAAACGTCGGGCCAGCGAGTGCCCAAATGCTTCACCTGGAGATTTAGCATCACACCCACAAGGGCAGTGGGTATCCACACCCAAAGGGCTTGGGGACCTAAGGCTAGATGCATAGCAGGAGCCGTCCCTAACCACAACAGCAGCCCACTAAGGCCAAATCCCCCTGTTTCGAGAGAACTCAGACTACGGGTGAGGCGAAAAGAGGCATTTAAGCTGGGATCGGTACGACCAGAACTGTCCATGAAACACTGCTTAATCAACAGGCGAAACATCTAGGTAGTGTTCCCTAAGCTCGCAAGCCCCAACATGAAAGTTGTCAAAGAAACTTAATTTAGTTGCTTGCCACTGCGATCAAAATGAGATCAAAACTGGTAGCTATTCTAAGCGGGGCGATCGCACCTCTCACACAATCTCGAAATCACCACGATAAAATAAACTAAAACGCTTGTACTACTAAACTCTTCAAACCATCTTCTGTGGCTTACCGTTTGGCCACACGGAAACCTTACGCTCAAACTGTAGGATTGCAGTGGTTAGAGTATAGAACTCTATATAATATCTGCTCTGCCCTTACCGCAAATTTTGACTCCAGAGCTTTGGGACTGCCCTTAAATCGATGCCCTACGAACCGCTACACCACAAATATCGTCCCCAAACTTTTGCAGAACTGGTGGGGCAAGAAGCGATCGCAACCACGCTGACCAACGCGCTACGACAACAGCGGATTGCACCTGCTTACTTATTCACCGGGGCTAGGGGAACGGGTAAGACCTCCAGCGCTCGAATTTTGGCTAAATCGCTGAACTGCCTGCAAAGTGACGCACCCACAGAAACTCCTTGCGGCAAATGTGAAGTCTGCCGTGCGATCGCCAACGGTTCCGCCCTAGATGTCATTGAAATCGACGCAGCCAGCAACACCGGGGTAGACAATATTCGCGAGTTGATCGAGCGATCGCAATTTTCACCTGTCCAGTGCCGCCACAAAGTTTATGTGATTGACGAGTGCTTAACTGGAGACTCGCTCGTTCAAACCAGTGAAGGACTGATGCGCATTGATAATCCTGAGATTCAGGGCAAACAAGTTCTCAGCTACAATGACCAAACCGGAGCCTGGGAATTCAAAAAAGTCTTGCGCTGGTTTGATCAAGGCGTCCACCCCACATACTTGATCAAAACTACTAACCGAGAAATCCGCTGTACCGGAAATCACCTGATTCGGACAGATCAAGGATGGAAACCAGCCGCCGAACTACAGCCAGGGATGAAAATCTTCTCGCCCAACCCAGCGCAAGATTACAGGCCAAATGGGCAGAGTTGGAGCCACTCAGACCAGAATGCGGTTGTGGCTGTGGCGAAAAATTGGCCATCCCCACGATCGCTCGCAAAACCAGCGTCGAGTACATCCAACGCTATTGGCAGAAACACCCTACAAAACAAAACCACTACAAGGTCCTTAGTCTCACAGAGAAACTCGCAGAACTGGAAAACTCTAGACCCTGCTGTGCTTGTGGATGCGGCGAGCAACTCGAAATTCCGCACTACATGCTCACGCGATCGCAACCCGCAACCGTTGCAGGTGTCAAAAACCATTGGCAGCGGCACCCCTATAAGCAAGGCCACGGCATCTGGGCAACTCGCACCCACAACTTCATCAACAACCTCGAACCCTTATCTCCAGACACCTTGGGCCTTATCTACGGCACCTTACTGGGTGACTGCTCCATCACCTACCCCAACCGCCACAGCAGATTCCCTCGCTTGGCCTGGACTCACGGCATCCCACAACAAGCCTGGTTGGAATACAAAGCTGAGCGATTGGCAGGATTACGCCCCAAACTCAGAACCGCAACCAATCGAGGGTATGGGCAGCAATCAGCCTGTGGCAGTACTGCCTGTCACCCCCAACTCGCAGAAGTTTTTCAGGTCGTCAAACCGTCGGACAACCAGAAACAAGTTTCTCAAAACTGGCTCCAGCGACTCACTCCTGAAGAATTGGCTTGGTGGTACATGGACGACGGATCACTTACTCTCACCCCTCAAGGTAGCCCTCAAATCCAGCTCCATACAGAAGGTTACTCAGCCAACGAAAATCAACTCATTGCCGAGTGGCTTACGGAAAGCGGCTACCCAGCCAAGGTTAGAAGTTACACAAGAGCCAGTAGAGGCACAATCTACTACTACTTGGCAACGGGAGCAGATACTAGCCGCAAGTGGCTCTCAGACTTACAGCCGTACGCCATCCCATCAATGGAGTACAAATTTGGAGCAGGTCAAGTCTGTCCACCTCGTTGGTGCTGAAGCGGTTTACGACATTGAGGTTGAAGACAACCACAACTTTGTGGCAAATGGACTGCTGGTTCATAACTGCCATATGCTCAGTACCGCCGCATTCAACGCACTGCTGAAGACATTGGAGGAGCCGCCCGATCGCGTGGTGTTTGTGTTGGCGACGACCGATCCGCAGCGGGTGTTACCCACCATTATTTCGCGGTGTCAGCGGTTTGACTTTCGGCGGATTCCGTTAGAGGCGATGGTGCACCACCTAAGCGCGATCGCCCATAACGAATCGATCAATATTGCTCCCGATGCGGTGCAACTGGTAGGTCAGATCGCTCAAGGTGGGTTGCGCGATGCCGAGAGCTTGTTAGATCAACTGAGTTTGCTAGAAGGGCAAGTAACGGTTGAGCGAGTCTGGGATTTAGTAGGTGCAGTTCCAGAGCGGGACTTGTTGGCTTTATTGCAAGCGATCGCCACCAATGACCCTGCCCAGGTTCTAGATGGGGCACGCCATTTAATGAATCGGGGTCGAGAGCCTCTGATCGTGCTGCAAAATTTAGCCAGCTTTTACCGTGACCTACTCATTGCCAAAACTGCGCCGAGCCGAGGAGATTTAGTTGCAATTACCCCACCGAC
This region of Trichocoleus desertorum NBK24 genomic DNA includes:
- a CDS encoding bestrophin family protein, whose amino-acid sequence is MAMEKRRWLRMALQLKGSVIPSVFPRTLLCGFFGVFISILFYFGLPVAQPIFANVIPSIVLGLLLVFRTNTAYERFWEGRKCWGSLVNTVRNLARQIWIGVVEESPQDRTNKVAALRLLVAFAVTTKLHLRQEPVNSELEPLMQRSQYLKLQEMNHPPLEVAFWIGDYLQDQFSCDRLNPYQLANMHRLLDEMVIALGGCERILKTPIPLAYAIHLKQLLLIYCLLLPFPLVREIGWFTGPIVALISFTLFGIEEIGIEIENPFGRDPNDLPLDAICSTMLLNIEDLITLAPSTRTYPEDTAIAN
- a CDS encoding ATP-binding protein — translated: MFRLLIKQCFMDSSGRTDPSLNASFRLTRSLSSLETGGFGLSGLLLWLGTAPAMHLALGPQALWVWIPTALVGVMLNLQVKHLGTRWPDVSGGTPNYTTRLLKHYPGLAQYVAIGYWLGWVSVPAMNAIILTDLIKTNLEPLGLVCPETALKIIFTAIPFIVAFSGTRALGILHLFFVLPAIGFLLAFCVQGCGWLTLAPNTPGLLPTEWSSLDLRDWTKWVFVAIYAVYGCETASSFVADSRRPASTLRWLSFAAWFLPIVYIGGSWVLMRLTPATGVGDSAFLNLVAAAQPFWGQKAQVLVTFLIASGCLLSSATAVSNAPRVLYQLSLDGYLAPVFGVVSRRGVLGPSLAFTGLLSVACLIWGDVTRVVMVTGTGYLSSMIGIHLGMWLRQGHPEALWPRWSLVFCIVEALVLVIGGLAWNGQDLFMGLLLPISILLLDQGLRRTAIPGLRAEWWIRRYQRRPNRQVSDLMLTQICVLILLICSALTIGWGVRALLDGIAFESNANLFVVLLLAIAFVGVAIACWTSLPQVAEVMEAQEAAEHFFNIAQDAIVVVDEAGVIQRLNPAATGLFEMKPREVLGHPLSQYLAGLAEYPQHWAIRSEQRLIQAAQTKLLDVSVSDRVNSQLREYVVILRDITERQQAEVVLRQSEAQSRQQNQALEKTLRELQRTQAQLIQTEKLSSLGQLVAGVAHEINNPVNFIHGNLRHADDYTQNLLDLIRLYQKHYPHPVSEIEAEIDTIDLEFLVEDLPKLLNSMQVGTERIQKIVLALRNFSRMDEADMKAIDIHTGLESTLMILQNRLKPKSDQFVIQIEQDYGDLPLVECYAGQLNQVFMNILTNAIDALEEYDKQHPLATREPKPSTIRIRTRMTENQQVQISIADNGPGIPLHFQSRLFDPFFTTKAIGKGTGLSLSISYGIITEKHGGNLKCISAPGEGTELVIEIPLSQTARER
- the dnaX gene encoding DNA polymerase III subunit gamma/tau, yielding MPYEPLHHKYRPQTFAELVGQEAIATTLTNALRQQRIAPAYLFTGARGTGKTSSARILAKSLNCLQSDAPTETPCGKCEVCRAIANGSALDVIEIDAASNTGVDNIRELIERSQFSPVQCRHKVYVIDECLTGDSLVQTSEGLMRIDNPEIQGKQVLSYNDQTGAWEFKKVLRWFDQGVHPTYLIKTTNREIRCTGNHLIRTDQGWKPAAELQPGMKIFSPNPAQDYRPNGQSWSHSDQNAVVAVAKNWPSPRSLAKPASSTSNAIGRNTLQNKTTTRSLVSQRNSQNWKTLDPAVLVDAASNSKFRTTCSRDRNPQPLQVSKTIGSGTPISKATASGQLAPTTSSTTSNPYLQTPWALSTAPYWVTAPSPTPTATADSLAWPGLTASHNKPGWNTKLSDWQDYAPNSEPQPIEGMGSNQPVAVLPVTPNSQKFFRSSNRRTTRNKFLKTGSSDSLLKNWLGGTWTTDHLLSPLKVALKSSSIQKVTQPTKINSLPSGLRKAATQPRLEVTQEPVEAQSTTTWQREQILAASGSQTYSRTPSHQWSTNLEQVKSVHLVGAEAVYDIEVEDNHNFVANGLLVHNCHMLSTAAFNALLKTLEEPPDRVVFVLATTDPQRVLPTIISRCQRFDFRRIPLEAMVHHLSAIAHNESINIAPDAVQLVGQIAQGGLRDAESLLDQLSLLEGQVTVERVWDLVGAVPERDLLALLQAIATNDPAQVLDGARHLMNRGREPLIVLQNLASFYRDLLIAKTAPSRGDLVAITPPTWAQLCQFAQQLPIALILEGQKYLRAAEVQIKNSTQPRLWLEVTLLGLLPSELGVEPPVVTAAPVAPQWVPTPVTIPPATTSSAPLPAKTTASSSNGKTPSVASQLQQLLSQVASKHQLSTPAADLEILAGAIAQALVHDPDFRSALIALISAPQPTVASISETVETSSHIQAAVVAETVVHATTQNGKAEVVETSHVEVDEAIAAIETSTVEFSEPAKPTEAFDEPVYQPEAEADEVADNGIPAAEAVPALNLEQLWQKVLGCIELRGTQALLGQQCYLLGLDKQQAKVGVRSQPLIKIAQRSLPIVEEAFHKAVGYSVKVSLVVATAAEPAPAIPAAPEGHAQPSAAIAPHPPRLVERTPPNSSQALEARPQSASSPVVAPETNHSQSSPPASTAATPPESITPVDAIAAIDPPSLQNIPWQEEDEVTRAAKRLAEFFGGKVVDLESGWTSDGNELVVAPPISEWDETDSGAEADEVPF